In the Armatimonadota bacterium genome, AGAAACAGTACCCTTCGACGGAATGGCTGGCGCAGAATCAAAGTTCGGATTCTACATTCGCGTGCCTGTTGGTGTTGTTCTCGCCATCACGCCTTTTAATGTGCCGCTTAATTTGGCGTGCCATAAGGTTGCGCCAGCTATTGCCGCGGGAAATGCGGTAATCCTAAAGCCTGCGACTGCTACTCCATTAGCAGATATAATGCTTGGGCAGCTTCTCTTGGATGCTGGTTTGCCACCAAATGCGATTAGTGTTATCACGGGGCGAGGACCTAGTATTGGAAACCTGCTCGTTTCGGATTCGAGAGTAAGGTTGATCTCATTTACTGGTAGCCCTGAGGTAGGCGAGGCTATTACCAAGATAGCTGGGCTCAAGAAGATTGCAATGGAGTTAGGATCGAATTCATGTGCTATTGTGATGGACGATGCGGATCTTGATGAGGCTGCACGGAGAGTCCGAATAGGTGGCTATGCAGTTGCCGGCCAGGTTTGTATCTCAGTGCAGAGAGTGATTGTGCACGAAAAAGTATATAATGTTTTTCTAGAAAAGCTTGTCCCACTCGTCGCAGGCATTAAGGTAGGCAATCAACTAGATTCTGAAACTGATATGGGGCCAATGATTGACGATAAAGCTGCTATTCGGGTTGAAAGCTGGATAAGAGAGGCAATTGCGGGCGGTGCTAAAAGCCTTCTTCCAATAAAAAGGGATGGGGCAATTTTGTTCCCGACAGTTCTTACCGATGTCGCGCTGGATATGAAGGTTTGGTCGGAGGAAGTTTTTGGCCCTTTAGTTGCTGTGATAAAGTGCAACAATTTTGACCATGTGATTGAGCTAGCGAATACCTCTAAATACGGTTTGCAAGCTGGAATATTTACAAGAAACTTAGAATTTGCTCTTAGAGCCGCCCGGGAGATTGAAGTTGGAGGCGTAATAATAAACGACGTACCGACTTTTAGGATAGACCCAATGCCCTATGGCGGAGTAAAACTTAGTGGGTTCGGAAGGGAAGGTCCAAAATACGCGATTGAGGAAATGACAGAGCTGAGATTAATCGCATTCCAAATGTAGTTCTTAGTAAAAGAAAGGAAGTTGATGTGGAAGACATTATAATTTATACACTAGTTGCTGTGATAGTTTACTTGACGCACGTTCAGGAAGGAATCACAGGCTTTGGATGTACTGTTCTTGCTTTGCCATTTATAACCTTGCTTCTTGGGCTTCAAACCGCGGTACCAATGCTAGTAATAAACGCTTGGGTGCTGACGGTGTACATAACATGGGAGTCTCGCCGGAAAATTGTTTGGAATGAATATGCACGAATTTTTATCCTTGCCGCATTGGGATTGCCAATTGGAATGTGGATGTCTTCTAGGCTTCCTGAGAACATACTTAAGTTTATACTTGCGGGGTTTATGATATTGGTTGGCATACATGGTTTGTGGAAGCAAACTGCAAAGCAACGAAATAATCAGACGGTAAACCCTACAATTAGGTTTCTCTCGAGCCTCTTGCTTCCGATAGGCGGATTAATCCATGGGGCATTTGGTTCAGGGGGCCCGCTTGCCGTCATATATGCAACGCAAACACTTACAGATAAGACTGCATTCAGAGGTACTCTATGCGCCGTCTGGGTCACGTTAAACACAATAATTGTGAGCAGATGGATTGTTACGAAAAGCTTGGATGCACATATTCTCAAGGTTGCTGCATTTGCCTTGCCTTTCACAGTAATCGGCATGATTATGGGAAATCACTGGCATTACAGAATGGATGAAATCCTGTTTAGAAAGCTCGTATATACTGTCCTCGTGCTAGCAGGAATAACACTGGCTTTGTCAGTTATTGTATAGCCATATAAATTATTTTCGAATCGCAGGTATATTAGGAGAAAGACTTTCAAAATCAATGAAAAAGCACACACACGCAGTAAGTAATACTTTGCAGAGGCAGCAGAAGGCGGCCAGGCGCACAAATGTGAGTCTTCTGCGATATATTCTCGACCATCCAAATGCTACATCACGGGGTGCATCTGAGGATTTAGGAATGAGTTTTCCAAACGTTTGTCGCCTCGTGGCAGAATTCAAGAATGCGGGGTTATTGATTGAAAAAGAGCGACAGCAAACCGGGCGTCGCGGACCTTGGTCAAGGGCTGTTGCCCTTCGCGGTAATTTAGGTTGTAGCGTTGGGGTAGACCTGGAAGCTACTCATATCCGCGGTGTGGTTCTCGATTTTTCTAACGAGATAACGGATGTCCTAAGAAAGCCAATAAACCCTTCAGATGGACCTGATGAAATAGTTGCAGCTGTAGCTGAAGTTGCTTTTGAATTGATAAGGGTTGCAAGGGACAGGGGAATTGACGTACATGTTATAGGATTGGGACTTCCTGGGCCTGTTATTGACAAAGATGCCGGACGTGTAAGAACCCACCTTCAGTTTGGCTATGGAACGCTCGAACTTGTGCCAGCAGTTAAAGAGAAATGTGGTGTGCATACTGTTGCAACAGCAAACACATTTTGTTTCGCTGTTGGTCACCATCGAATGAATGCCCCGCGCAAAAAAGGAATCGAGATGACCATCCTTAATAGATTTGGGATAGCTGCTACAATTGTCTGGGATGGCAAGCTCTACACTGGTGCTTCCCACTACGCTGGTGACATTGGATTGCTACCGTGTGGTACTGTTTCGCCCACGAGGCCACTCAAAGAGGTATGTACGGGCGCCTCGCTTATTAGGTTTGCTCGGGAGCGTGGTGACCAAAGAGCGTTCCAGGAATTGGTTTCAGACCCAACCAAGAAGCCTGTGTGTGATTGGTTGGAAGATGCAATTCCGGCTTTCGTTCAGGCAATTCACCTGGCAATCATGTTATATAACCCTAACTACGTGCTAATCGAGGGGATTTTTAACCGGATGCCTGCGGAGATTCTTGAAAGAATTGTGACGTCGGTAAGAGAAGAGGTAATTCGGACGGGGAATATGACTCCGGAAATCAGGTTTTTCGAGGGTGATGACCTAATGGGTGCTCGTGGCGCTGCCATGCTTGCTCGTGATACCGTTGCCGATGAAATTCTTGAAGGAATAGTCAGCGCTTACGAATCCTGAGGATTGACACGCTCCTAGCTAAAAGGTATGTCCAACGAGCTTTAGAATGAGGTCAGCTTGTATCTTTTCGTTTTTTTAACGTGCTAGCGTGTTTTTGTAAAGAGGGTCGTTTTCGATTACAATTTTTGTTATTTCGCGTTGAATCCCGGCTCCCCGTGATGTATCGTCTGGATATACGCGATTGGTCAGAATAATTATAAATGTCCCCGCCAGCTGGTCAATTCGAATCCAGGTGCCGGTATAACCAGAATGGCTCAAAACCGCCTTGTCTGGGACCTGGTTTAATGACGTCGCATATGGATATGAACGGCTTAAGCCCCACCCCAAGCCGAAAACACGTCCGACTTTTTCTGGGACTTGATTTGTTCCTAGAAGCCTAATTGTCGACGAAGTTAGTATCTGCTTGCCATCCCATTTGCCTCCTGATAAAATCATCTGGCAAAATTTGGAGAGATCATTGGCGCTTGAGAAAAGACCTGCATTTCCGCAGCATCGCCATCCGTCGCTTTCGTAATAATTCGCAAGCGGATCGTGGACAACCCCCTGCCTGAAATTAGGTTTTCCTATGGTTGGTGCTGCAAGCGATTTCTTCTTCTCGCTGAGGTAATACCCTGTGTGTAGCATTCCTAAAGGAACAAATAATCGCCTTCTAAGAAATGTTTCCTGTGACATGCCAGCAACTTCTTCATTAATTCGGGCCAGAGTGATAAAGTTTAGGCAAGAGTATTTCCATCCTTCTCCAGGCTTATATTCTAAAGGAAGTGAGGTAATGCGGCGAATGAGAGCGTCTGATTTAAGTTCACATGGCCTGCGTTCTTCTTCCGTCTTTGCGACATTGGTATATGCTGGAAGCCCAGAAATGTGACACAGAAGATGGCGCACTTTTATATCTTTTTTGTCGTCAGTGTTCCAGGCAGACAAATATTTTGAAACAGGGTCATCGAGGTTGAGCTTTCCATCTTGGAAAAGAAGCATAGTAGCGGTAGCAGTACCAACTGCTTTGCTGACTGAGGCTAAATCATAAATTGTATCAAGAGTTGCTTCAGGTGAGTCGTCGTCGTAGGTTAAATGGCCGTATGCCTTTGCGAAAAGTATTTTGTCTGCGGTTCCAATGACAACGACAACGCTGGGAGTTCTATGTTTTGCAATGGCTTCTTTAGCCAAGATATCAATACGTTGGAATATGTTTGCATCGAACACAGGAGCTGCTAATGCAAAATCCAGTAAGCCCAAAAGAATGACAAGTGAGACTAGAAGTTTATTTTTGCAAGATTCTTTCATTGTTACACCTCTTGCTAGTTGTTTATATTGGGTAAATTTTTGCATTGACAATGTGGTGAAAAATCGTAGTCTAATTTCCTTTTCATTTTAAAAGTGTCTAGGTCCTGCAGGAGATTTCTAGTAAGATAAGAAAGATTTATTTGGCACAATTCAAGGTATTCTGGAGGCTTTTATGTCAAGCAGGAAAGTGCGCATTGGAATTGTTGGCGGCAGATTTGGTTCCACTTTTCAGTTTCATGAACACCCAAATTGCACTGTGGAGGCTGTGAGCGATTTTAATCCAGACCAGCGAAAAGTTCTAATGGAAACGTATAGGTGCAATAAGTCATACGTTACTTTAGATGAAATAATTAAAGATAAAGACGTTGATGCTGTGGCGATATTTACGCCTGCTCCCTTTCATGCTCGCCATTCAATTGCAGCGCTAAAAGCAGGTAAGCATGTATTTTGCGCTGTTCCTGCGGTTATGAATCTCGAAGAAGCTGAAGAACTAAAAGAAACTGTAGAGAAAACAGGCCTTATTTATATGATGGCAGAGACCAGTTACTATCACCAATCCGTGATATCGGCTCGCAAATGGTATAAAGAGGGCAAGTTTGGTGAGATATTCTATACTGAAGCCGAGTACTATCACCCAGGCCTCGATGTCCTCTTTTTTGAGAATGGTCAGCGAACATGGAGATATGGCTTTCCACCAATGCACTATCCTACTCACTGTACATCATATCTTATTGGTGTTACAGGTGAACGCCTTACCAGTGTAACTTGCGTCGGTTGGGGGGACGATTCGCAAGTTTTAAAAGATAACGCATATAATAACCCATTTTGGAATGAGACTGCTTTCTTCAAGACTGACAAAGGACATGCTTTTCGAGTGGCTATCTATTGGAACGCTCCAGTTCGTGGTTGCGAAAGAGGCCAATGGTGTGGAACGAAGATGAGTTTTTATGACCCCCACCCAAATGGGCTTGGACCAGTAATTGTTCGTTTTTCGGAGGAAGTCGAAAAGGATGGAAAAGGAGGCGTTCGGAAACTTCCTCATCTCGAACAATATGAACAAGAAATCTGGTGGAAGACGGATATGCTACCAGAACCGCTGCGTCATCCAAGTGGTCACGATGGTTCACATACGTTCCTCACCCATGAGTTTATAGATGCTATTGTAAACGAGCGCACGCCAGCAATTGGTATTAACGAAGCGCTGGCATATACAGTTCCAGGCATAATTGCTCACAAGTCAGCACTGGAAGGTGGCAGGCAGTTGGAAATACCGCAATTTTAAAGCTAGACCAAATTTATCGAAAATTAGGGCATTATGCTGTGACTATGAAAGACTTACATGAAAGAAAAGCAACATAAATCGTTCAACTTTACAGAAGCTATGGAACAGCTGATAAGACACATTTCTAAAGTGTGTCCTGAATTCAGCCATTTAGATTCGGAACGTATAATTGTTGCGACTTTACAAACGCGCTCCCCCGGCATACATGGAGTGTATGCATCTGTTCAACCTTTGAGATTCAAGGATGGCGAGCGCATGATAAAACGGAGAGGACGAACCTACATTATGCCAGAGGTTCGCCATGGCGGGAAGGAAATACTTTACATTATTTATTTTGCGCTGCCCCGCTTCCTTAATCTGTTGTTTGAAGAAAAGCTGACAACCATATTCCACGAGCTCTACCATATAAGCCCGCAGTTCAATGGCGACTTGCGTCGTTTCCCTGGAAGAAATTATGCACATGGGCATTCGCGAAAGAAATATAATGAGCTTTTACAGCCGTTAATTGCAGAGTATATTTCCAATGCTGAAGCCAGAGAGATGACTGAATTTCTAAGGCAAAATTTCCAAGAGCTTGAAGAAAGATACGGCAAAGTTGTTGGAACAAAGATAAAGCCTCCTAAACCATCGCTTGTTTAAGTTGACAAAGGGGGTACTTGGATGCTAAATTAGGCAACAGATCCCCATTAACTAATTAAAAATGGCGAAGCGTAAATCTCTTTAGCTGTAATTGATGAATCTTTGCGAATTAAGCAATTTTAGTTACTAAATTCATTTGCTGCATTTTGGAAAGGACCTTCTAATGAAAGAAATACTCAAAATCCTTGAGCAGGATGCCCGCCTTGGAGCCGAGGAAATTGCCACAATGACTGGCAAATCGGTTGAAGAAGTTAGGCAGATAATCGAAAGGTGCGAGAGGGAGGGCATAATTCGCCGGTATAAGACAGTAATTGATTGGGAAAAAGTTGGTGAGGAGCGAGTTTATGCCTTCATTGATGTGAAGGTTTCGCCTGAGCGAGGAGTAGGGT is a window encoding:
- a CDS encoding aldehyde dehydrogenase family protein, translated to MKMIIGGEWVETNESIEVINPFDGSVIDTVPSADASEVETALQRAVVGAKEMSKLSARERSEILSRAAELLQDRLEEFAVIIAKEVGKTIKEARTEVMRACLTIKTASEEAKRIHGETVPFDGMAGAESKFGFYIRVPVGVVLAITPFNVPLNLACHKVAPAIAAGNAVILKPATATPLADIMLGQLLLDAGLPPNAISVITGRGPSIGNLLVSDSRVRLISFTGSPEVGEAITKIAGLKKIAMELGSNSCAIVMDDADLDEAARRVRIGGYAVAGQVCISVQRVIVHEKVYNVFLEKLVPLVAGIKVGNQLDSETDMGPMIDDKAAIRVESWIREAIAGGAKSLLPIKRDGAILFPTVLTDVALDMKVWSEEVFGPLVAVIKCNNFDHVIELANTSKYGLQAGIFTRNLEFALRAAREIEVGGVIINDVPTFRIDPMPYGGVKLSGFGREGPKYAIEEMTELRLIAFQM
- a CDS encoding sulfite exporter TauE/SafE family protein; the protein is MEDIIIYTLVAVIVYLTHVQEGITGFGCTVLALPFITLLLGLQTAVPMLVINAWVLTVYITWESRRKIVWNEYARIFILAALGLPIGMWMSSRLPENILKFILAGFMILVGIHGLWKQTAKQRNNQTVNPTIRFLSSLLLPIGGLIHGAFGSGGPLAVIYATQTLTDKTAFRGTLCAVWVTLNTIIVSRWIVTKSLDAHILKVAAFALPFTVIGMIMGNHWHYRMDEILFRKLVYTVLVLAGITLALSVIV
- a CDS encoding ROK family protein, which codes for MSLLRYILDHPNATSRGASEDLGMSFPNVCRLVAEFKNAGLLIEKERQQTGRRGPWSRAVALRGNLGCSVGVDLEATHIRGVVLDFSNEITDVLRKPINPSDGPDEIVAAVAEVAFELIRVARDRGIDVHVIGLGLPGPVIDKDAGRVRTHLQFGYGTLELVPAVKEKCGVHTVATANTFCFAVGHHRMNAPRKKGIEMTILNRFGIAATIVWDGKLYTGASHYAGDIGLLPCGTVSPTRPLKEVCTGASLIRFARERGDQRAFQELVSDPTKKPVCDWLEDAIPAFVQAIHLAIMLYNPNYVLIEGIFNRMPAEILERIVTSVREEVIRTGNMTPEIRFFEGDDLMGARGAAMLARDTVADEILEGIVSAYES
- a CDS encoding beta-lactamase family protein is translated as MKESCKNKLLVSLVILLGLLDFALAAPVFDANIFQRIDILAKEAIAKHRTPSVVVVIGTADKILFAKAYGHLTYDDDSPEATLDTIYDLASVSKAVGTATATMLLFQDGKLNLDDPVSKYLSAWNTDDKKDIKVRHLLCHISGLPAYTNVAKTEEERRPCELKSDALIRRITSLPLEYKPGEGWKYSCLNFITLARINEEVAGMSQETFLRRRLFVPLGMLHTGYYLSEKKKSLAAPTIGKPNFRQGVVHDPLANYYESDGWRCCGNAGLFSSANDLSKFCQMILSGGKWDGKQILTSSTIRLLGTNQVPEKVGRVFGLGWGLSRSYPYATSLNQVPDKAVLSHSGYTGTWIRIDQLAGTFIIILTNRVYPDDTSRGAGIQREITKIVIENDPLYKNTLAR
- a CDS encoding Gfo/Idh/MocA family oxidoreductase; translation: MSSRKVRIGIVGGRFGSTFQFHEHPNCTVEAVSDFNPDQRKVLMETYRCNKSYVTLDEIIKDKDVDAVAIFTPAPFHARHSIAALKAGKHVFCAVPAVMNLEEAEELKETVEKTGLIYMMAETSYYHQSVISARKWYKEGKFGEIFYTEAEYYHPGLDVLFFENGQRTWRYGFPPMHYPTHCTSYLIGVTGERLTSVTCVGWGDDSQVLKDNAYNNPFWNETAFFKTDKGHAFRVAIYWNAPVRGCERGQWCGTKMSFYDPHPNGLGPVIVRFSEEVEKDGKGGVRKLPHLEQYEQEIWWKTDMLPEPLRHPSGHDGSHTFLTHEFIDAIVNERTPAIGINEALAYTVPGIIAHKSALEGGRQLEIPQF